A DNA window from Camelina sativa cultivar DH55 chromosome 17, Cs, whole genome shotgun sequence contains the following coding sequences:
- the LOC104756381 gene encoding probable prolyl 4-hydroxylase 3 has translation MAKVRQSRFQARKWSTLMLVLFMLFMLTIVLLMLLAFGVFSLPITNNNNNDDSSPIDLSYFRRAATERSEGLGTRGDQWTEVLSWEPRAFVYHNFLSKEECEYLISLAKPHMKKSTVVDSQTGKSKDSRVRTSSGTFLRRGRDKIIKTIEKRIADYTFIPADHGEGLQVLHYEAGQKYEPHYDYFVDTFNTKNGGQRMATMLMYLSDVEEGGETVFPSANMNFSSVPWYNELSECGKKGLSVKPRMGDALLFWSMRPDATLDPTSLHGGCPVIRGNKWSSTKWMHVGEYKV, from the exons ATGGCGAAAGTGAGACAGTCGAGATTTCAAGCGAGGAAATGGTCGACATTGATGTTGGTTCTGTTTATGTTGTTTATGTTAACGATTGTTCTCTTAATGCTTTTGGCTTTTGGTGTTTTCTCTCTTCCtatcacaaacaacaacaacaacgacgatTCTTCTCCTATTGATCTCTCTTATTTCCGACGAGCTGCCACTGAGAG AAGTGAGGGACTTGGGACGAGAGGAGACCAGTGGACTGAAGTGCTTTCTTGGGAGCCTCGAGCTTTCGTTTACCATAACTTCTTG TCCAAGGAAGAATGTGAATATTTAATCAGTCTTGCCAAACCACATATGAAGAAGTCAACTGTTGTAGATAGCCAAACCGGCAAGAGCAAGGATAGCAG GGTGCGTACAAGCTCAGGGACTTTCCTTAGGAGAGGAAGggacaaaatcattaaaaccaTTGAGAAAAGAATAGCTGATTACACCTTTATTCCAGCAG ATCATGGTGAAGGACTTCAAGTTCTTCACTACGAAGCAGGGCAAAAGTATGAACCACACTatgattattttgttgatacGTTCAACACTAAAAATGGAGGTCAACGTATGGCTACAATGCTTATGTATCT GTCGGATGTTGAAGAAGGCGGTGAAACAGTTTTTCCTTCTGCCAATATGAATTTTAGTTCTGTACCATGGTATAATGAGCTCTCTGAGTGTGGGAAAAAGGGACTTTCTGTAAAGCCGAGAATGGGCGATGCATTGCTTTTCTGGAGCATGAGGCCTGATGCTACATTGGATCCTACAAGTTTGCATG GTGGATGTCCTGTGATTAGAGGGAACAAGTGGTCATCTACCAAATGGATGCACGTCGGCGAGTACAAAGTCTAG